The Pyrococcus kukulkanii genome contains a region encoding:
- a CDS encoding DUF4127 family protein has protein sequence MRPPFIYGRIVDKEHFADREEELEKLKKRIPGDEFAKFILKKFEELREKLSARY, from the coding sequence ATGAGGCCTCCGTTCATATACGGCAGAATAGTGGATAAAGAACACTTCGCAGACCGAGAAGAGGAACTTGAAAAATTAAAAAAGAGGATTCCGGGGGATGAATTCGCTAAATTTATCCTAAAGAAGTTCGAAGAGTTGAGGGAGAAGTTATCGGCGAGATATTGA
- a CDS encoding pyridoxal-phosphate dependent enzyme: MHPKIRTLLAKFSRVELIPWETPIQYLPRISEMLGVEVYVKRDDLTGLGIGGNKVRKLEFLLGDALAKGADTIITMGAVHSNHAFVTALAAKKLGLDVILVLRGKETLKGNYLLDKLMGIETRVYDVEKTPDLIPYAEKVAKELEEQGKKPYIIPIGGASPVGTLGYVRMVGELSTQISSLGLKFDTIVDAVGSGGTLAGILLGLELAGLEVEPVGMAVGIFGEKMTQKVVDLAKETAKLLDVSVELKEPRIYDYSFGAYGRIVREVAELIRLVGTKEGILLDPVYTGKAFYGLMDLAKRGELGERILFVHTGGMPGIFHYGEDMLRLLNLQ; encoded by the coding sequence ATGCACCCAAAGATTAGGACACTTCTTGCGAAGTTCTCCCGGGTTGAATTAATCCCCTGGGAAACACCAATCCAGTACCTTCCCAGGATAAGTGAAATGCTTGGTGTTGAGGTCTATGTAAAGAGAGATGACCTCACGGGCCTAGGGATAGGAGGAAACAAGGTGAGAAAGCTTGAGTTCCTCCTGGGAGATGCATTAGCTAAGGGTGCAGACACGATAATAACTATGGGTGCTGTCCACTCGAATCATGCATTCGTAACGGCCTTAGCCGCTAAGAAGCTTGGACTTGATGTCATCTTAGTGTTGAGAGGAAAAGAGACCCTGAAAGGTAACTATCTCTTGGACAAGCTGATGGGAATAGAGACGAGGGTTTACGATGTTGAGAAAACTCCCGATTTGATTCCATATGCTGAGAAAGTTGCTAAGGAATTAGAAGAGCAGGGAAAGAAGCCATACATAATCCCAATAGGTGGTGCTTCTCCAGTTGGAACCCTGGGCTACGTCAGGATGGTGGGGGAGTTATCAACTCAGATAAGCTCGCTAGGCCTAAAGTTTGATACTATAGTTGATGCAGTGGGAAGCGGCGGCACTTTAGCTGGAATACTCCTGGGCCTTGAGCTGGCAGGTCTTGAAGTGGAGCCAGTTGGTATGGCCGTGGGGATCTTTGGTGAGAAGATGACACAGAAGGTCGTTGACTTAGCTAAGGAAACTGCAAAGCTTTTAGACGTGAGTGTAGAGCTTAAGGAGCCCAGGATTTATGATTACAGCTTTGGCGCTTACGGTAGGATAGTTAGGGAGGTTGCAGAGCTAATAAGACTTGTTGGAACTAAGGAGGGAATCCTCCTTGACCCGGTGTACACAGGTAAGGCTTTCTATGGCTTAATGGATCTCGCGAAGAGGGGAGAGTTAGGCGAGAGAATTCTATTCGTACACACGGGCGGAATGCCCGGAATATTCCACTACGGCGAGGATATGCTTAGGCTGTTAAATCTTCAATAG